A region from the Fusarium musae strain F31 chromosome 1, whole genome shotgun sequence genome encodes:
- a CDS encoding hypothetical protein (EggNog:ENOG41), with the protein MNCNELQEHSRADCFLVKKPRALQWFYKGQLVKEKEEERQAGRFELFLDLLYVAIVANFSDELAEHPDGAHLAKYILIFAPAWHIWADLREIMNSYYTDDLLQRLIILWVMALLVLYANNANDADEDITAMRTTVGAYLVARFTTLNVFLVTSFAAYQHRTQARIMAGFMFVGLLITIPLFLEDINIRAKAAIVAVGIFYQEATWALTLSPWIKAKLHLTYSTAVDIAHEIDRMGAFFIIILGEFVYSIIVGNKTGIGLTSGYAKAVCTLIIAFVLNWVYSSGDGSIRATHPIRRSAWTAFGFFLLHLPLSASFLIGGHIAAASTAIEEFEDGQRWLLGGGLGVGMFCLWIYGMLYRVEGECTLFMGQTTRISMRLIIAIILVVIPESHNHLNAESFMFVIMALFAFLLIWETIGGLSRTSKFFEPWTNRNPPPEEDDREGLAGE; encoded by the exons ATGAACTGTAACGAGCTCCAAGAGCACTCCAGAGCAGATTGCTTCCTGGTCAAAAAGCCGAGGGCGCTGCAATGGTTCTATAAGGGACAGCTTGtcaaggagaaagaggaggagcGCCAGGCTGGTCGCTTCGAGCTGTTCTTAGATCTTTTAT ATGTCGCGATTGTCGCCAACTTCAGCGATGAGCTTGCTGAACATCCTGATGGTGCTCATCTAGCAAAGTACATACTCATCTTTGCGCCGGCATGGCATATCTGGGCTGATCTCCGCGAGATCATGAACTCGTATTATACCGATGATTTACTGCAACGACTCATTATTCTTTGGGTCATGGCGCTTCTGGTGCTGTATGCGAACAATGCCAACGATGCAGATGAGGACATTACTGCAATGCGGACTACCGTCGGAGCGTACCTCGTAGCCCGCTTCACGACCCTCAATGTATTCCTTGTCACCTCGTTTGCAGCGTATCAGCACCGCACACAGGCCCGGATCATGGCTGGGTTCATGTTTGTCGGTCTTCTCATTACCATTCCGCTTTTTCTTGAGGACATAAACATTCGCGCAAAAGCCGCCATCGTTGCCGTGGGCATCTTCTATCAAGAGGCGACATGGGCGCTTACTCTGAGTCCCTGGATCAAGGCTAAGCTACATTTGACTTATAGCACTGCAGTTGACATTGCGCACGAGATTGACCGAATGGGCGCTTTCtttatcatcatcctcggcgaGTTTGTATACAGCATCATTGTTGGCAACAAGACGGGCATTGGCTTGACTTCAGGATACGCCAAGGCTGTCTGCACGCTGATTATTGCGTTCGTGCTGAACTGGGTATATTCCAGCGGCGATGGCAGTATTCGCGCAACACATCCGATCCGACGATCTGCTTGGAcagcctttggcttctttctcCTGCATCTACCTCTATCAGCATCGTTTCTCATCGGAGGCCACATCGCCGCTGCAAGCACTGCGATTGAAGAGTTTGAAGACGGGCAGCGCTGGCTTCTTGGCGGAGGGCTTGGAGTTGGTATGTTTTGTCTCTGGATCTACGGGATGTTATACAGGGTCGAAGGGGAGTGCACTCTTTTCATGGGACAGACGACACGGATCAGTATGAGGTTGATAATTGCGATAATTCTTGTCGTGATTCCGGAGTCACATAACCATCTCAACGCTGAGAGTTTTATGTTCGTTATCATGGCTCTGTTTGCTTTCCTCTTGATATGGGAGACCATTGGGGGCTTATCCAGGACTTCCAAGTTCTTTGAGCCTTGGACGAACAGAAATCCGCCgccggaggaggatgacagAGAAGGCTTGGCGGGCGAGTAA
- a CDS encoding hypothetical protein (EggNog:ENOG41), translated as MEYYCKKSWQSGHFIGRVKSHDELIENARKLIQDFRNARSEIGDEFPSLVETTIELEELDKSVALIQQEESLRTAAVVREIKGTIRSVHYQSWEAVRVVGKKRKAVAKNGPDAMVPKRYIHSFRPMPKWVIRTRDKLDNAILCAQVGIIGNKKDGFSIRPHKVFEIDGKVKDVLGIHMVLSLRLWDEPTCIDGRSISRGDEPKSEGTHQHATAIEGIDKETHDSEESPVYENITLDQARLMAGEYGVQGWTEAARLQSQRMKH; from the exons atggaATATTATTGCAAAAAG TCATGGCAGAGTGGTCATTTCATCGGGAGAGTCAAGAGCCACGACGAGCTCATCGAAAACGCTCGCAAACTCATACAAGACTTTCGAAATGCCCGTTCAGAGATTGGCGACGAATTTCCATCTCTCGTCGAAACCACCATTGAACTCGAAGAACTCGATAAGTCGGTCGCTCTCATCCAACAAGAGGAGTCGCTTCGCACCGCAGCCGTGGTCAGAGAGATAAAGGGCACTATCAGGAGTGTTCACTATCAAAGTTGGGAAGCAGTCCGAGTAGTcgggaagaaaaggaaggctGTAGCGAAGAATGGGCCGGACGCCATGGTCCCAAAGAGATATATCCATTCATTCAGACCCATGCCCAAGTGGGTTATCAGGACTAGAGATAAACTTGATAATGCTATCTTGTGCGCGCAGGTTGGAATCATTGGCAACAAAAAGGATGGGTTTTCAATTCGGCCTCATAAGGTGTTTGAGATCGATGGAAAGGTCAAAGATGTTCTTGGTATCCATATGGTTCTTTCTTTGAGATTATGGGATGAGCCTACTTGCATCGATGGCCGGAGCATCTCTCGTGGCGATGAACCCAAGAGCGAGGGAACTCATCAGCATGCTACCGCAATCGAAGGGATAGACAAGGAAACGCACGATTCAGAGGAGAGTCCCGTTTATGAAAACATCACCCTCGACCAGGCGCGTCTCATGGCCGGTGAATACGGGGTGCAAGGTTGGACCGAAGCGGCGAGGTTACAGTCTCAAAGAATGAAACACTAA